The Cetobacterium ceti region TCCGTCCTTGTTGATTAACAGCAACAGCTGTATCATTTATAATTTTTATCCAAGGAATAACTCCTCCGCTTGCATTTAAATAACCATTTACAACAGAACCTTTTCCTCTAACCCTAGAAAGATTAATTCCTACTCCGCCACCATTTTTACTAATTTTAGCAATTTCTGAAATATTGTGAAAAATAGAGTCTATATTATCATCTATTGCAGAAATAAAGCATGAAGATAAATTTCCATTAGGAACCCGTAAGTTAGCTAGCAATGGTGTTGCTAAGGATAATTTTTTAGTTGAAAGAGCATTATAGAACTCTATTGCACATTGAACTTTGTTATTTTCATTGATTGCTAAGAGCATACTTATAATCATAAACATTTCTTGGGGAAGTTCATAATTATTTCCTTTATATTTTAAAGTATAACGATTAATTAAAAGATTTGCCCCAGCATAATCAAATAAAAAATCTCTATCAGGAATAATATTTTGTTCAAGAATCTTTATTTCTTCGAAAGAATATTTAAGAAGAGATGATGTATAAATATTTTTATCTACAGCTTCTTTTATAAAATTATAAAAATTATCGTAAGAAAAGTTTCTATATTTTTCAACTTTAACTTTATGAGTAATCATTAAAAAAATTCCTGAAATCTCATTCCATTGAGGTTCAGAAAAAGTAATTTTATTGACTAAAAAATTTATTAAATCTTCATCGGAATTATTTGCTATATAATTTTTAATAATATTTTTTTCATACGGAAATGTTTTTTCTAAAATAGAATAAAATATATTTAAAATCATAAATTTATAACCTCTAAAAATTTAGTCATAGAATAAAAATTAGAATTATATGAAATAATAGGTGCACTCATAATTTTCTCCTTACTTCCTATTATCATCAATGTTTTTATATCTTCTATATAGTCATAAGGAATATTACGATCATCTAAAATATTTTTTAAAATTTTACAATTAGAACAATTTTCTTTACCATAAATTTGAATCACAGCTAACCTCCTATATTTAGTGTTAAATTTTTCAAAATAATTTTTTTTACACAACATTTAGTATTGCTTACAAA contains the following coding sequences:
- a CDS encoding glutaredoxin domain-containing protein, with the protein product MIQIYGKENCSNCKILKNILDDRNIPYDYIEDIKTLMIIGSKEKIMSAPIISYNSNFYSMTKFLEVINL